Proteins found in one Larimichthys crocea isolate SSNF chromosome I, L_crocea_2.0, whole genome shotgun sequence genomic segment:
- the ache gene encoding acetylcholinesterase, with protein MQTSVLLLLSPILLLSLLIPTCSSQSDADLIVQTRTGRVRGHRLPVPDRSYVSAFLGIPFAEPPVGKRRFRPAEPKRPWTGVYDANAYPNACYQFVDTSFPGFTGSEMWNPNREMSEDCLYLNVWVPSSARPHNLTVMVWIYGGGFYSGSSSLDVYDGRYLAHSETVIVVSMNYRIGAFGFLALHGSSEAPGNVGLLDQRMALQWVQDNIHFFGGNPKQVTIFGESAGGASVGFHLLSPYSRPTFTRAIFQSGVPNCPWASVNPAEARKRATLLGKLVGCNGGNDTELVDCLRGKSPQELIDQEWQVLPWSALFRFSFVPVVDGDILPDTPEAMLNSGNFKDTQILLGVNRDEGSYFLTYGAPGFSKDNESLISREDFLEGVKLSVPHANDIGLEAVVLQYTDWMDENNGLKNRDAMDDIVGDHNVICPLAHFARSFAQHNALKANMGGGSSGMNSGGNSQGGIFLYFFDHRASNMAWPEWMGVMHGYEIEFVFGLPLEKKLNYTLEEEKLSRRMMRYWANFARTGNPNVNHDGLVENKKRWPVFTNGEQKYVELNTEPLKIHKGLRNQMCAFWNRFLPRLLNITDNIDEAERQWKVEFHRWSSYMMHWKSQFDHYSKQERCTDL; from the exons ATGCAGACCTCcgtccttctcctcctttccccaattctcctcctgtctctcctcatcCCCACCTGCTCCTCCCAGAGCGATGCGGACCTCATTGTTCAGACACGTACCGGTCGAGTCCGTGGCCACCGCCTGCCGGTGCCTGATCGCAGCTACGTCAGTGCTTTCTTGGGCATTCCCTTCGCTGAGCCACCAGTAGGGAAGCGGCGTTTCCGTCCTGCTGAGCCCAAGCGTCCGTGGACAGGGGTGTACGATGCCAATGCCTACCCCAATGCCTGCTACCAGTTTGTAGACACATCATTCCCTGGCTTCACGGGCAGTGAGATGTGGAACCCCAACAGAGAGATGAGTGAAGACTGCCTGTACCTCAATGTGTGGGTCCCCTCCTCAGCCAGACCACACAATCTCACCGTCATGGTGTGGATCTACGGTGGAG GCTTCTACAGTggttcttcttctctggatGTGTATGACGGCCGTTACCTAGCTCACAGTGAGACAGTCATTGTGGTTTCCATGAACTACCGGATTGGTGCCTTTGGCTTCCTCGCCCTGCATGGCTCCTCAGAAGCTCCTGGAAATGTGGGTCTGCTGGACCAGAGGATGGCACTGCAGTGGGTACAAGACAACATCCATTTCTTTGGTGGAAACCCCAAACAG GTGACTATCTTTGGTGAGAGCGCTGGTGGTGCTTCAGTAGGATTCCACCTCTTGTCTCCATACAGCAGGCCTACCTTCACCAGGGCTATTTTTCAAAGCGGGGTCCCCAACTGTCCCTGGGCCTCGGTCAACCCTGCTGAGGCCCGCAAACGTGCCACACTGCTGGGCAAACTGGTCGGCTGCAACGGAGGCAATGACACCGAGCTGGTGGACTGTCTGCGCGGTAAATCTCCACAGGAACTCATCGACCAAGAGTGGCAG GTCCTGCCATGGTCAGCCCTCTTCCGGTTTTCATTTGTCCCTGTTGTGGATGGTGACATTCTGCCCGACACTCCAGAGGCCATGCTCAATTCAGGAAACTTTAAAGACACTCAGATTCTACTTGGAGTCAATAGGGATGAAGGCTCCTACTTCTTGACGTACGGAGCACCAGGCTTCAGCAAGGACAATGAGAGCCTCATCTCCAGGGAGGACTTCTTGGAAG GTGTCAAGCTGAGCGTACCACATGCTAACGATATTGGCTTGGAGGCAGTGGTGCTGCAGTATACTGACTGGATGGATGAGAATAATGGGCTGAAGAACCGTGACGCGATGGATGACATTGTGGGTGACCATAACGTCATCTGCCCACTGGCTCACTTTGCTCGCTCCTTCGCCCAGCACAATGCTCTCAAAGCCAACATGGGAGGAGGCAGCTCTGGGATGAACAGTGGAGGGAATTCACAAG GAGGTATCTTCCTCTACTTCTTCGACCACCGAGCATCCAACATGGCCTGGCCTGAGTGGATGGGTGTGATGCACGGCTACGAGATTGAGTTTGTCTTCGGCCTGCCACTGGAGAAGAAGCTCAACTACACcctggaggaggaaaaactgAGCCGACGCATGATGAGATATTGGGCCAACTTTGCACGAACGGG AAATCCTAATGTGAACCATGACGGCCTGGTTGAAAACAAGAAGCGCTGGCCTGTGTTCACTAACGGCGAGCAGAAATATGTTGAACTCAACACTGAACCACTGAAGATCCACAAAGGTCTGAGGAACCAGATGTGTGCTTTCTGGAACCGCTTCCTGCCACGCCTCCTCAACATAACTG ACAACATAGACGAGGCAGAGCGTCAGTGGAAGGTGGAGTTCCACCGCTGGTCCTCCTACATGATGCACTGGAAGAGCCAGTTTGACCACTACAGCAAGCAGGAGCGCTGCACTGACCTCTGA